The stretch of DNA TCGATCCGGTCGCTTTGGCCGATGAGGCCCGTGATGCGCTGCGGCTGCCCGCTCCGGGGCTGGCCTCCTCTCCCGGTGCGGGCTCGCCGGTGCTGGTGCAGGTCCCGGTGTGGCTGTGGGTGGAAGAGGACACCTGGGCTCCGGAGAGCGCGGAGGCGGAGGTGCCGGGCGGGTCGGTGCGGGTGACCGCCACCCCCACCGCGGCCTCCTGGTCGATGGGCGACGGAGAAGTTGTGACTTGCGAGGGGCCCGGGCGCCCCTATCGGCCGGGCCGCGACGACCCGGCCGGCGCGTCCCCGGAGTGCGGCCACACCTACACCCGCCCCTCGGCCGGTGAGCCCGGTGGGCGTTTCGCGGTGGGGGTGGAGGTCACCTGGGAGGTGGTCTGGGAGGCCTCCGATGGCACCGGAGGCGCCTTGGAGCCGCTGGAGACCACCGAGACGGCCGAGTTCGACGTGGTGGAGTCCCAGGCCCTGGTGGAGAGCAGGCGCTGACCAGGCGGGAAAAAAAGGGGGATCAGAAGTGCGAACCGCCGAACGCAGACAACAGGGTGCGCCGGTGCGGTTGGTGGCCGCGGGACCGCGCCGGTGGCGGTGGCTGGCCGCCGGGGCGGCGCTGATGGTGCTCGGGGCGCTGCTGGCCGCCGCCGCGGTGGCCCAGAGCGCACAGCGCAGCGGGTATGTGGCCGCCGCCCGCGACCTGCCCGCCGGACACATCCTGGCCTCCGAAGACCTGAAGGTGGTCGAACTCGCCGGTGCCGAGTCCTTGGCGGTGGTCTCGGCGGAGCGGCTGGGGGAGGCGGTGGGCCGGCGCCTGCTCACCCCGCTGAGCGAGCAGACGCTCATCCCCCAGACCGCGCTCGGCGCGGCCGGCGACTATCCGGGGGAGGGGGAGGCGGTGGTCGGCGCGAGCCTGGCCGCCAACCAGTACCCCTCCTCACTGCGGGCGGGCGCGCGGGTCTCGGTGATCATCACCGGCCAGAGCACCGAGGGCGGTGAAGGCGAACAGGGCGGTTCGGCGGGGGCGCCGGAGGCGGTGCCGGCGCGGGTGCAGGCCATCACCCCGCCCGGCGAGAGTGCCGGAGAGGCCGCCTTGGTGGAGCTGGTGGTCGACGCCGCCGATGCCGCCGAGGTCGCCGCGGCCGCCTCCGCTGGGGCGGTCTCAGTGGTCGAAGTCCCTGGGAGCCCCGGATGAGCCCGGTGCGCACGATCGCTCTGTTCTCTCTTTCGGGTGCTCCGGGGGTGACCACGCTGGCCTTGGCCGTTGCCGCGGCCTGGCCCACCGTCCAGCGGGCGGTGCTGGTGGAGGCCGATGCCTCTGGTGGGGATGTGGCCTCCTGGCGGCACCTGCCGGCCTCGCCGGGGCTGGTGGAGCTGGCGGCCGCCGCCCGCGCCCCCGAACCCGCCGACGGCGCGCTGCAGGGGTGTGTGCA from Nocardiopsis composta encodes:
- a CDS encoding SAF domain-containing protein, which translates into the protein MRLVAAGPRRWRWLAAGAALMVLGALLAAAAVAQSAQRSGYVAAARDLPAGHILASEDLKVVELAGAESLAVVSAERLGEAVGRRLLTPLSEQTLIPQTALGAAGDYPGEGEAVVGASLAANQYPSSLRAGARVSVIITGQSTEGGEGEQGGSAGAPEAVPARVQAITPPGESAGEAALVELVVDAADAAEVAAAASAGAVSVVEVPGSPG